In Quercus robur chromosome 11, dhQueRobu3.1, whole genome shotgun sequence, the sequence CCAGGAAGATACCTGAAAGATGAGGATGGCCACTTGCACATAGAAAATGAATTGTTGACACATGATTCATGAATGCTGGAACCTTAATTTGTCTCACTTAGCTACAGTACACTCCATTGCCCAGTGTTATTTCAACAAGCTTTCTTCAGTCATACCTACAATTTTCTGTGTCTGTAAACTAAAAGTGCTCACGGTTCAAGCTCATCCATTTCTCTCATGGCTTTTACTTCATCAttaccatcttcttcttctacccctAGGTGGGCACACGATGTGTTTCTTAGTTTCAAAGGTGAGAGCACTTATTTTACAAATGATCTATATTCTGGTTTGAAACAAAAGGGTATATCCACTTTTAGGGTTGATGAAAAACTCAAGCAGGGAGCAATCACTACTTCAGAACTCTTGAAAGCAATAGAAGAATCAAGAGTTGCTATCGTTATTCTCTCAAAAGACTATGCCTCTTCGAAGTGGTGCTTGATTGAACTAGCAAAGATTGTTGAGTGCATGGAGAAGATGGGGTTGGTAGTTCTGCCAGTTTTCCACTATGTAGATCCTAATGACGTGCGTCATCAGAGGGGGACTTTTGCAAATGCCTTTGCAAAACATGAAGAGCACCTCCAGGATAACATAGGGAATGTGCAAACATGGAAAGCTGCTTTGACAAAAATTGGTGATCTCACTGGATGGGATTTAAAGGAAAAGTAAGAATTTCTTTTAGAATAATTCTATCCATCGTTAATTTCTTTCTTCCATCCATATTACAAAATTAGGAAATTATAAGCTCAAATTGGACTTTGGTTGAAGAACCACATGGTAGTCACTTACTAAATCACCCAATATGGACAAACATAGACACAAAATTGGTTGATCCACATTCTACAAATGACTTGACGAATCTATAAAGCTTGCCTCCTTTTTATAGTTTTAGTTTCCTTAAGAATTGTTATGATAAGCAACCTAGAATGTCCAAGATGTCTTATTTTACACTTTTAAAAGATTCCTTTTACTAATGAACGTAGCTAAGATTGTACTTATGTTGAATGTTTTGTCTCTAAATGTGACTTTACTCTATCTCAACAAAATTATTGTTCTGCTCTCTTGTTTACAGGCATGACTCAATAGTTATCCATGAAATTCTCATAAAGATATTTAGTGAGTTGAATCGTGAATTTCCAAGTGTTTGCGAGGAACTTGTTGGAATAGACTCCCGCGTGAAGGAAGTGTTGGATTTATATTTAGATGAAGGGTTGGGTGATGTTCGTTTTGTTGGGATTTGTGGGATGGGTGGAATGGGCAAAACAACTCTtgcaaaagaaatttataaaagaatttCTGGTAATTTTGAAGCTAGCAGCTGTATTgaaaatgttaaagaaaaaactaaaaatcaaggTCTAGTTTTTTTACAAAAGCAGCTTCTATCTACGATCCTCATGGAAAGCGAAATAGATATATGGAATTTTTATGAGGGAATCAATGTTATGGGGACTATACTACATAATAAAAAGGTTTTGATTGTCCTTGATGATGTGGATGGAGATGAACAACTAAAAGCATTAGCTGGGAGGCATGATTGGTTTGGTCTAGGGAGTAGAATCATTGTAACTAGTAGAGATAGCCATTTGTTGAGAAGATGTGGtgtgaattatatatatacaattaagGGGTTGAATAAAGATGATGCCTTGCAACTTTTTAGTTGGAGAGCTTTTAAGAAACCTCGTCCTGAAGAAAACTTTATTGATTTGTCTAAGAAATTTATGCGTTACGCCAAAGGCCTTCCTTTAGCTCTTAAAGTTTTAGGTTCTTCTTTGTTTGATGAGGAGATTAATGAATGGGAAAATGTCttacaaaaactaaaagcagAACCTGATGAAAACATTTTGAATATACTTCAAATAAGTTATAATGGGCTGACGGACATGcaacaaaaattgtttttagatattgcatgttttttcAAAGGAGAGAGCAATGATTGCATTAGAGATATACTAAAAGGTTTTGGTTACTATCCGGACTACAATATTGGTGTTCTTATGGAAAAATCTCTCATAACTGTTGATGACGATAGAAATTTgtggatgcatgatttgctaCAAAAAATGGGTCAAGAAATTGTTCTTCGTGAATCCCCTGAAGAGCCTGGTGGGCGTAGTAGGTTGTGGCTCTATGAGGATGTTCATCATGTATTGAATAATAATACTGTAAGTTGACTAGTCTAAACCTGAACTTAGAAATACATATATTCTTATAGTTTTTCTAAGAAATTGCCAATTattctaattttattattttttgttattagggAACAGAGGTAGTTGAAGGCATAGCCCTAATAATACCTATTCATAAAGAGGAACAATTGAATGCTGAAGCATTCTCAAAGatgaaaaatttgagatttcttAAAATTGGGAAAGCATTCTCAGATGTACAACCTCCAGAAGACCTCATTAGATGTAATATGCAACTTCCACATGGTCTCAACTATCTTTCTAATGAGTTACATGTTATAAATTGGCATGGATATCCTTTAAATTACATCCCAACTagttttcaaccaaacaaacttGTTGAATTGAGAATGGTTTGCAGTGGCATTAGACAATTATGGAAAGGGATTTTGGTAAGTTTTTCACTTTTACAAATGTGTATTTTCTTCGTTTCCATTAAGGATTGAGTTTatctaattaaatattattttataacagaTTTTAGATGAGTTAAAACTCATTGACCTAAGTGAGTCTCAAAACTTGATTGAGACCCCAGACCTCAGTGGAGCCCCAAATCTTAAGCATTTGATTCTTCGAGGATGTACAAGATTGTCGTATATCCATGCATCTCTTGGAAATCTCAAACAACTTATTCAATTGGACCTGAATGGTTGCAAATGTCTCAAAAGACTTCCAAACAAGATTGGCTTGGATgctcttgaaatttttgatctTGGTGGTTGTTCAAGATTGAAGAAGTTTCCAGAGATTGTGGGAAATATGTCACGTTTGTTGAAGCTTTATTTGAATGATACTTCTATAAAAGATCTACCAATATCTATGGAGCATTTAACTAGCCTTGTTAGATTGAATTTAAGAGACTGCAAAAACCTTTCAATTCTTCCTATTGCTTGTTGTAGCTTGACGTCTCTTAAATCTCTCATTTTATCTGGCTGCTCAAAACTGGATGAATTGCCAGAGATCTTGGGAAATGTTGAAGGCTTGGAGGAGCTAGGTTTGGGTGGAACTGCTATAACAAGGCTACCTTCATCCATTGGTCACTTAAAAAATCTTAGAGCAGTATCTTTCAAAGGATGTGAATGGCTATCACCTAAATCTTCAAATAAAGTTCTTAGTTTTCCTTTAATGCCAAGAAGAAGTCCAAATCCCATGAGAATGTTAGTCCATAGTTTAGCAGGCTTGTGCTCTTTGACTAAACTGGATCTTAGTTACTGCAATCTTCAAACAATTCCTGATGTTCTTAGCAACTTGTCGTCTTTATTAAAATTAAGTCTAATAGGAAATAATTTTGCTTACCTTCCTAAAAGTATCACTCAACTATCTAGTATGGAAGAACTTTATTTGTGTGGTTGCACTGGTCTTCGATCATTGCCAGAACTTCCATTAAATATTAAGCATATTTATGCAATGGAGTGTACCTCACTGGAAACATTATCATTAAGACCAGAAGATGATTTTCGGCCGGATATTCGTCTTACCAATTGTGTCAAATTGATTGACAATCAAGGCTATGGTGATTTGTTGTTAACAATGCTATGGCGTTATATCActcaggtctctctctctctctctctctctctctctctctctctctctctctctctctctctctctctctctctctctcatgtgaaGTACTAATCATCATGATTTGTATATTTCAGAGAAACTGTAATCCAAAGCTGTGGACATATGGTTTCGAGATGCCTGGAGGTGAAATTCCAAAATGGTTTAGCCACCAAAATGTGGGGCCTTCATTGAAACTACAAGTACCTTCAGATTTATTATGTGACAAATTGATAGGAATCGCCGTGTGTGTTGCTTATGTATTTCGCCAGCATCATCCACTTGACAAACTTGAAATTGAATATAtgggattttttaaatttacgcATAAGCTTTGGTGTTCTGTTATAGCCAATGAATATCAATATACCACACGGGGCATTTCTTTAACCGAAGAGTTTGGTAATGTTGAATCAAATCACCTTTGGCTAGAATATTATCCCTTCCAATATTTCGGAGGGGATTGGATAGAAGAATTGAATCAAGTTGATGCTAATGGATTCAGCCATATTCTGGTTGGATTTCAATCTACCAGTCCAGGCATGGAGTTTACGAAATGTGGGGCCCGTTTGGTATATGAGCAAGACATTGAAGATCTCAAACAAATGGCTCGGGGCAACAACTGCAACATCACTCCTTATGAGGATGACTTAGATAATTTAGTAGAAGATACCAAAGTTAAGCGAAGCCGTGATGAATCTGATGGGGATGGGGCTGGACCTAGTGGACAAGGCACATCTAATGACACAGACATACCTGATCCAAAGAGGATACAACTCCCTAATCTAATTGAAAGATTCGTTCCGCGTTTGGGAAATTGGTTTGGGAATTTAAGCACACATGAACAAGGTAACTCTGATTGCGAGCAAGAGGAATCCCCGTGAAAGTGGTAGCTTTTTGATGAATCTGCAAGGATAATAATTCTGATTTTTTTGTAAGTCaccatctttctctctctctctctctcttacagaACTCGtttgtagcttttttttttaatttcttttttctctttaaattcaTTGACATatgcttgcttttttttttttttttttttttaatctgtgaCAAAGGGCCATCTGAGTTTAGTAATGTGTGATTCTTGTTTTGTCTAGTTGCTGGATGGTGCATAAGATGAAGTTGTTAGACTTTGTTGGGGGGGAGAAATTGTCAAATTGCTAGCAGGTGAGAAGAAATGTGCAATTAATTGTGTGCTCATCATTTTTGTTCAATAATGTTGGAGGGTAAACTTAGAACTTTTGTTGCTCCAT encodes:
- the LOC126705365 gene encoding TMV resistance protein N-like; the encoded protein is MAFTSSLPSSSSTPRWAHDVFLSFKGESTYFTNDLYSGLKQKGISTFRVDEKLKQGAITTSELLKAIEESRVAIVILSKDYASSKWCLIELAKIVECMEKMGLVVLPVFHYVDPNDVRHQRGTFANAFAKHEEHLQDNIGNVQTWKAALTKIGDLTGWDLKEKHDSIVIHEILIKIFSELNREFPSVCEELVGIDSRVKEVLDLYLDEGLGDVRFVGICGMGGMGKTTLAKEIYKRISGNFEASSCIENVKEKTKNQGLVFLQKQLLSTILMESEIDIWNFYEGINVMGTILHNKKVLIVLDDVDGDEQLKALAGRHDWFGLGSRIIVTSRDSHLLRRCGVNYIYTIKGLNKDDALQLFSWRAFKKPRPEENFIDLSKKFMRYAKGLPLALKVLGSSLFDEEINEWENVLQKLKAEPDENILNILQISYNGLTDMQQKLFLDIACFFKGESNDCIRDILKGFGYYPDYNIGVLMEKSLITVDDDRNLWMHDLLQKMGQEIVLRESPEEPGGRSRLWLYEDVHHVLNNNTGTEVVEGIALIIPIHKEEQLNAEAFSKMKNLRFLKIGKAFSDVQPPEDLIRCNMQLPHGLNYLSNELHVINWHGYPLNYIPTSFQPNKLVELRMVCSGIRQLWKGILILDELKLIDLSESQNLIETPDLSGAPNLKHLILRGCTRLSYIHASLGNLKQLIQLDLNGCKCLKRLPNKIGLDALEIFDLGGCSRLKKFPEIVGNMSRLLKLYLNDTSIKDLPISMEHLTSLVRLNLRDCKNLSILPIACCSLTSLKSLILSGCSKLDELPEILGNVEGLEELGLGGTAITRLPSSIGHLKNLRAVSFKGCEWLSPKSSNKVLSFPLMPRRSPNPMRMLVHSLAGLCSLTKLDLSYCNLQTIPDVLSNLSSLLKLSLIGNNFAYLPKSITQLSSMEELYLCGCTGLRSLPELPLNIKHIYAMECTSLETLSLRPEDDFRPDIRLTNCVKLIDNQGYGDLLLTMLWRYITQRNCNPKLWTYGFEMPGGEIPKWFSHQNVGPSLKLQVPSDLLCDKLIGIAVCVAYVFRQHHPLDKLEIEYMGFFKFTHKLWCSVIANEYQYTTRGISLTEEFGNVESNHLWLEYYPFQYFGGDWIEELNQVDANGFSHILVGFQSTSPGMEFTKCGARLVYEQDIEDLKQMARGNNCNITPYEDDLDNLVEDTKVKRSRDESDGDGAGPSGQGTSNDTDIPDPKRIQLPNLIERFVPRLGNWFGNLSTHEQGNSDCEQEESP